A single region of the Dehalococcoidales bacterium genome encodes:
- the dapB gene encoding 4-hydroxy-tetrahydrodipicolinate reductase has product MVPIRVVIHGAAGRVGQEVVRAVCREPDMKLVGAVDMKVSGDFLTLPDGSSKVLFSTDFPSIVTTCKPDVVVDFTIAKASMPAVRFAAGKGVNMVIGTTGFSPDELAEMERLAAAKNIGIVAAPNFALGAVLMMHLAKIAGKFMDHAEIMELHHDKKLDAPSGTSLLTAKAMAEARGKPFLPPAAGEPTPSRGQDVSGINIHSIRLPGLMAHQEVIFGAAGQTLSIRHDTINRECYMPGVLLAVKAVVKQKGFIYGLDKLLGL; this is encoded by the coding sequence ATGGTACCAATCAGGGTAGTTATCCATGGGGCCGCCGGCAGGGTGGGGCAGGAAGTGGTCAGGGCCGTTTGCCGGGAACCGGACATGAAACTGGTCGGCGCTGTGGACATGAAAGTCTCCGGTGATTTCCTGACGCTGCCGGACGGCTCATCCAAGGTGCTCTTTTCCACTGACTTTCCCTCTATCGTCACCACCTGCAAACCGGATGTGGTGGTGGACTTTACCATCGCCAAAGCCTCCATGCCGGCCGTGCGTTTCGCGGCGGGAAAAGGCGTAAACATGGTCATCGGCACTACCGGTTTCTCCCCCGATGAATTAGCTGAGATGGAACGGCTGGCGGCCGCTAAAAACATCGGCATCGTGGCCGCGCCCAATTTCGCTCTCGGCGCGGTGCTGATGATGCACCTGGCCAAAATCGCCGGTAAGTTCATGGACCATGCGGAAATCATGGAGCTTCATCATGATAAAAAGCTGGACGCTCCGTCCGGCACATCTCTTTTAACCGCCAAAGCTATGGCGGAAGCCCGCGGCAAGCCTTTCCTGCCCCCCGCCGCCGGAGAGCCTACCCCCAGCCGGGGCCAGGACGTATCCGGCATTAATATCCACAGCATCCGCCTGCCCGGCCTCATGGCGCACCAGGAGGTCATTTTCGGGGCGGCGGGGCAAACGCTGAGCATCCGGCATGACACCATCAACCGTGAGTGCTACATGCCCGGCGTGCTGCTGGCCGTCAAGGCGGTGGTCAAACAAAAGGGCTTCATCTACGGCCTCGATAAACTGCTGGGTCTATAA
- the dapA gene encoding 4-hydroxy-tetrahydrodipicolinate synthase — MKKLGRLLTAMVTPFQENGDVDYEQTKRLAKALLASGNDGLVLAATTGEAPTLSWDEEMRIFTEVKSAVRETATLVAYTGSNSTKEAVENTEKAEKIGVDACLSVVPYYNKPNQEGIYRHFKAIAESTSLPIIMYNIPGRVVVNMTPDTIVRLSRIKNIVGVKEANGDMGHVAQVIENVSKIRDDFHVWSGNDNDTFPIMALGGYGVIGVTTHLTGLQYKKMVELILSDHIQEAAAIQRKLVPLVNAMFSVPSPAPIKYALNKLGFNVGKPRLPLVEVTPAEAAKIDAVLKGYTFDIKA; from the coding sequence ATGAAAAAGCTGGGCAGACTTTTAACCGCTATGGTGACCCCGTTCCAGGAAAACGGGGACGTTGATTATGAGCAGACCAAACGGCTGGCTAAAGCGCTGCTGGCTTCCGGGAACGATGGCCTGGTGCTGGCGGCCACCACCGGCGAGGCCCCTACCCTCTCCTGGGACGAGGAAATGCGCATCTTTACCGAGGTAAAGTCCGCCGTCAGGGAAACAGCTACCCTGGTGGCTTATACCGGCAGCAACAGCACTAAAGAAGCGGTGGAAAATACGGAGAAAGCGGAGAAAATAGGCGTGGACGCCTGCCTTTCCGTCGTGCCTTATTATAACAAACCCAACCAGGAGGGCATTTACCGTCACTTTAAAGCTATCGCGGAGAGTACCAGCCTGCCCATTATCATGTATAACATTCCCGGCCGCGTGGTCGTTAATATGACGCCGGATACCATCGTCCGGTTGAGCCGTATTAAGAACATCGTCGGCGTTAAGGAAGCCAACGGCGATATGGGCCACGTGGCCCAGGTCATTGAAAATGTCAGTAAAATCCGCGATGATTTCCACGTCTGGTCCGGCAACGATAATGATACTTTCCCCATCATGGCGCTGGGCGGCTATGGCGTTATCGGCGTGACCACCCACCTCACCGGCCTCCAGTATAAAAAGATGGTGGAGCTGATTCTATCCGACCACATTCAAGAGGCGGCGGCCATTCAGCGCAAGCTGGTGCCGCTGGTGAACGCCATGTTCTCCGTGCCCAGCCCCGCCCCCATCAAGTACGCCCTGAACAAGCTCGGCTTTAACGTCGGCAAACCCCGCCTCCCGCTGGTGGAAGTCACCCCCGCGGAAGCCGCTAAAATCGACGCTGTTCTCAAGGGCTACACCTTCGATATTAAGGCCTAG
- a CDS encoding glycosyltransferase: MVYQIVIAGGLALFLLNLVLNLRSMKTPDANSKVPQPAPLISVLIPARDEEDNIRTCVASLQKQDYPNYEILVLDDNSTDRTGAIVMELASKDRRIRLIQGQPLPEDWAGKPFACYQLAREAKGSWLLFVDADTIHEPHMLRSVLALALEQKTALLSGFPRQLADSFATRVIIPVFYFILLSWVPMWWLHRTKKPKPSMGIGQFFFFSRDEYWHFGGHKAVHDRLVEDVWMGVEVSRMGGRHVAVDLSPVVSCKMYRDVKGAWNGLGKSIYSVAAMAPVALVALIIIAYLFYIAPFFWLWNTFTDPSEPLLWRGLVVLQVAIILYMRWRVCNRFREPVVSLWFHPLGMIFYLLNVLYSGGRWLVGAGITWKERFYGKESTIE, translated from the coding sequence GGAGCATGAAGACCCCCGACGCCAACAGCAAGGTGCCACAGCCGGCTCCCTTAATATCCGTGCTGATACCCGCCCGTGACGAAGAGGACAATATCCGCACCTGCGTGGCGTCTTTGCAAAAGCAGGACTACCCCAACTACGAAATCCTGGTGCTGGACGATAACTCCACGGACAGAACGGGGGCTATCGTCATGGAGCTGGCTTCAAAGGACAGGCGCATCCGCCTCATCCAGGGGCAGCCGCTGCCGGAGGACTGGGCGGGCAAGCCCTTCGCCTGCTACCAACTCGCCAGAGAGGCCAAAGGCTCGTGGCTACTGTTCGTGGACGCGGACACGATACACGAACCGCATATGCTGCGCAGCGTGCTGGCGCTGGCCCTGGAGCAAAAGACCGCCCTGCTTTCCGGTTTTCCGCGCCAACTGGCGGACTCCTTCGCCACCAGGGTGATTATCCCGGTGTTCTACTTTATCCTGCTCAGCTGGGTACCGATGTGGTGGCTGCACCGCACCAAAAAGCCCAAGCCGTCCATGGGCATAGGGCAGTTCTTTTTCTTCTCCCGCGATGAATACTGGCACTTCGGGGGGCACAAGGCGGTGCACGACAGGCTGGTGGAAGACGTGTGGATGGGGGTGGAGGTAAGCCGGATGGGCGGGCGGCACGTGGCCGTGGACCTGTCACCGGTGGTCTCCTGCAAAATGTACCGGGACGTCAAGGGCGCCTGGAACGGGCTGGGCAAGTCCATCTACTCCGTGGCGGCGATGGCACCGGTGGCGCTGGTGGCCCTGATAATTATAGCCTACCTTTTCTATATAGCGCCGTTTTTCTGGCTGTGGAACACCTTTACCGACCCCTCCGAGCCGCTGCTATGGCGCGGGCTGGTGGTTTTACAGGTGGCGATAATACTTTACATGCGCTGGCGGGTATGCAACCGTTTCCGCGAGCCGGTTGTTTCCCTGTGGTTCCACCCGCTGGGGATGATTTTCTACCTGCTGAACGTGCTTTACTCCGGGGGGCGGTGGCTGGTGGGGGCGGGCATTACCTGGAAAGAGCGGTTCTACGGCAAGGAGTCCACGATAGAGTAG